One region of Anaeromyxobacter paludicola genomic DNA includes:
- a CDS encoding winged helix-turn-helix domain-containing protein codes for MRPRLELSVRHARALHLAAQGLLAPPRRRATPEDVRDAVARMELLQLDTIHVVARSPYLVLFSRLGAYEPRWLDELLASGRLFECWAHEACLAPIEEYALHRRFLETRDHWFVNRARRLFREEREAMGALLAHVAEHGPVKAADFKGPEPARSGWWGWKKEKTLLEAWFALGELMVARRVNFHRVYDLRRRVYPAADALELPSASAARRAMVERAVRALGVTQPRWIHDYFRTRPRLGMKELAPLLEDGTLLPVEVEGWAVPGVVHRDHLAAAERIAAGERAATHTTLLSPFDPVVWDRERVAALFGFDYRLECYLPAPKRRYGYYVLPILRRGALVGRLDAKAHRAEGVFEVKALQLEPSVRPSDALARDVAGAIAACARWHGTPEVRLRETVPAAARARLAAALRARRRTG; via the coding sequence ATGCGCCCGCGCCTAGAGCTCAGCGTCCGTCACGCCCGCGCGCTCCACCTCGCGGCCCAGGGGCTGCTCGCGCCGCCCCGGCGGCGGGCCACGCCCGAGGACGTCCGGGACGCCGTCGCGCGCATGGAGCTCCTGCAGCTCGACACCATCCACGTGGTGGCGCGCAGCCCGTACCTGGTCCTCTTCTCCCGGCTCGGCGCCTACGAGCCCCGCTGGCTCGACGAGCTGCTGGCGTCCGGCCGGCTCTTCGAGTGCTGGGCGCACGAGGCCTGCCTCGCGCCCATCGAGGAGTACGCGCTGCACCGGCGGTTCCTCGAGACGCGGGACCACTGGTTCGTGAACCGGGCGCGCCGCCTCTTCCGCGAGGAGCGCGAGGCGATGGGGGCGCTCCTCGCCCACGTGGCCGAGCACGGACCGGTGAAGGCGGCCGACTTCAAGGGCCCGGAGCCGGCGCGCTCCGGCTGGTGGGGCTGGAAGAAGGAGAAGACGCTCCTCGAGGCCTGGTTCGCCCTGGGCGAGCTCATGGTCGCGCGGCGGGTGAACTTCCACCGCGTCTACGATCTGCGGCGCCGCGTCTACCCGGCCGCGGACGCGCTGGAGCTGCCCTCGGCCTCGGCGGCGCGGCGCGCGATGGTGGAGCGGGCGGTCCGCGCGCTCGGCGTCACGCAGCCGCGCTGGATCCACGACTACTTCCGGACGCGGCCTCGCCTCGGGATGAAGGAGCTCGCGCCGCTCCTCGAGGACGGCACGCTCCTCCCGGTGGAGGTGGAGGGCTGGGCGGTCCCCGGCGTCGTCCACCGCGATCACCTCGCCGCGGCGGAGCGGATCGCGGCCGGCGAGCGCGCGGCCACGCACACCACCCTCCTCTCCCCGTTCGACCCGGTGGTCTGGGATCGCGAGCGGGTCGCGGCCCTGTTCGGCTTCGACTACCGCCTCGAGTGCTACCTGCCGGCGCCGAAGCGCCGCTACGGCTACTACGTCCTGCCCATCCTCCGGCGCGGGGCGCTCGTGGGCCGGCTCGACGCGAAGGCGCACCGCGCGGAGGGCGTCTTCGAGGTGAAGGCGCTGCAGCTCGAGCCTTCGGTGCGCCCGAGCGACGCGCTCGCCCGGGACGTCGCCGGGGCCATCGCCGCCTGCGCGCGCTGGCACGGGACGCCCGAGGTCCGCCTCCGCGAGACCGTGCCGGCGGCCGCACGCGCCCGCCTGGCGGCGGCGCTCCGCGCGCGGCGCCGGACCGGGTGA
- the gnd gene encoding phosphogluconate dehydrogenase (NAD(+)-dependent, decarboxylating) — translation MQLGMVGLGRMGGNMARRLLRGGHQVVGWDRAPAAARALEAAGGSAAATLEALVAALAPPRAVWLMVPAGAATEEATLALRGLLSPGDAVVDGGNTFFKDDVRRARLLAERGIRHLDAGTSGGVFGLERGYCLMVGGDRDAFERLEPALRTLAPGRAAAPPTAARAAGGTAEEGYLHCGPHGAGHFVKMVHNGIEYGLMQAYAEGFEVLRGAAQEGLAAEHRYALDLREIAELWRRGSVVTSWLLDLTAAALAQDPGLEGFTGAVDDSGEGRWTVEAAVEEAIPAPVLSAALFARFRSRQAGTFGEKLLSAMRRQFGGHAEAKPGGGAP, via the coding sequence ATGCAGCTCGGGATGGTCGGACTGGGGCGGATGGGCGGCAACATGGCGCGGCGGCTCCTGCGGGGCGGCCACCAGGTGGTGGGCTGGGACCGCGCGCCCGCGGCGGCGCGGGCCCTCGAGGCGGCGGGCGGGAGCGCCGCGGCGACGCTGGAGGCCCTGGTGGCGGCCCTCGCGCCGCCGCGCGCCGTCTGGCTCATGGTCCCGGCGGGCGCCGCCACCGAGGAGGCGACGCTCGCGCTGCGCGGGCTGCTCTCGCCCGGCGACGCCGTCGTGGACGGCGGGAACACCTTCTTCAAGGACGACGTCCGGCGCGCGCGCCTCCTCGCAGAGCGCGGGATCCGGCACCTCGACGCCGGGACGAGCGGCGGGGTCTTCGGGCTGGAGCGCGGCTACTGCCTCATGGTGGGCGGGGACCGGGACGCCTTCGAGCGGCTCGAGCCCGCCCTGCGCACCCTCGCGCCCGGGCGCGCCGCGGCGCCGCCCACGGCGGCCCGCGCGGCGGGCGGGACGGCGGAGGAGGGCTACCTGCACTGCGGCCCGCACGGCGCCGGCCACTTCGTGAAGATGGTGCACAACGGGATCGAGTACGGCCTCATGCAGGCCTACGCCGAGGGGTTCGAGGTCCTGCGCGGCGCCGCCCAGGAGGGGCTCGCCGCGGAGCACCGCTACGCGCTCGACCTCCGGGAGATCGCGGAGCTGTGGCGGCGCGGGAGCGTGGTCACCTCGTGGCTCCTCGACCTCACGGCCGCGGCGCTCGCGCAGGACCCCGGCCTCGAAGGCTTCACCGGCGCGGTGGACGACTCGGGCGAGGGGCGCTGGACGGTCGAGGCCGCGGTGGAGGAGGCGATCCCGGCGCCGGTGCTCTCCGCCGCGCTCTTCGCGCGCTTCCGCTCGCGCCAGGCGGGCACCTTCGGCGAGAAGCTCCTCTCGGCGATGCGGCGGCAGTTCGGCGGGCACGCCGAGGCGAAGCCCGGCGGAGGCGCGCCGTGA
- the cysK gene encoding cysteine synthase A, which produces MRIAADVTRLVGNTPLVRLNRLSRGLRAEVVLKLESFNPAASVKDRVAVSMIEAAEAAGRIGPGTILLEPTSGNTGIGLAFAAAARGYRLALTMPEDMSLERRKLLQALGAQLVLTPRDEGMGGAIRAARRMAEEDPRYLLLQQFDNPANPGIHRRTTGEEIWRDTEGRLDFFVAGIGTGGTITGVAEALKERRPGIRIVGAEPKDSPVLAGGKPGPHRIQGWGPGFVPKVLRTELLDEVLGVAAGDAARTARRLCREEGILAGISGGGAVWAALEVARRPENEGRRIVTLLPDTGERYLSTWLFEPEPEAEPLWF; this is translated from the coding sequence ATGCGCATCGCCGCGGACGTCACCAGGCTCGTCGGGAACACGCCGCTCGTCAGGCTCAACCGGCTCTCGCGCGGGCTGAGGGCCGAGGTGGTGCTGAAGCTCGAGTCCTTCAACCCGGCGGCGTCGGTCAAGGATCGGGTCGCCGTGTCGATGATCGAGGCCGCGGAGGCGGCCGGGCGGATCGGCCCGGGGACGATCCTGCTCGAGCCGACGAGCGGCAACACCGGCATCGGGCTCGCCTTCGCGGCGGCCGCGCGGGGCTACCGGCTCGCGCTCACCATGCCGGAGGACATGAGCTTGGAGCGGCGCAAGCTCCTGCAGGCCCTCGGCGCGCAGCTGGTGCTCACCCCGCGGGACGAGGGCATGGGCGGCGCCATCCGGGCGGCGCGCCGGATGGCGGAGGAGGATCCGAGGTACCTCCTCCTGCAGCAGTTCGACAACCCGGCGAACCCCGGGATCCACCGGCGGACCACCGGCGAGGAGATCTGGCGGGACACCGAGGGGCGGCTCGACTTCTTCGTGGCCGGCATCGGCACCGGCGGGACCATCACCGGGGTCGCGGAGGCGCTGAAGGAGAGGAGGCCCGGCATCCGGATCGTGGGGGCCGAGCCGAAGGACTCGCCGGTCCTGGCGGGCGGCAAGCCCGGGCCCCACCGGATCCAGGGCTGGGGGCCCGGCTTCGTCCCCAAGGTGCTCCGGACCGAGCTGCTGGACGAGGTCCTGGGGGTCGCCGCGGGGGACGCGGCGCGCACCGCGCGCCGGCTGTGCCGGGAGGAGGGGATCCTGGCCGGCATCTCGGGCGGCGGGGCGGTCTGGGCCGCGCTGGAGGTGGCGCGCCGGCCGGAGAACGAGGGGCGCCGGATCGTGACCCTCCTGCCCGACACGGGCGAGCGCTACCTCTCGACCTGGCTGTTCGAGCCCGAGCCGGAGGCGGAGCCGCTCTGGTTCTGA
- the pgl gene encoding 6-phosphogluconolactonase yields the protein MTPPRLRRVRDAEAVARAAAEELVLAAARAVAARGAFTLALAGGTTPRRLYALLAAEPFRGRVPWDRTQVFFGDERPVPPDHPDSNYRMAREALLDHVPVAGVHRIRGEDPAAAERYEEELRRWFGIPPGGAPPRLDLALLGLGADGHTASLFPGSLALDERVRWVVSPFVARLGSRRTTLTLPVLDRARAVIFLVSGGEKAPALARALAPAPGDEPLPAARVQPAGGALWIADHAAAAGPGGPWPA from the coding sequence ATGACGCCGCCCCGGCTCCGCCGGGTGCGAGACGCCGAGGCGGTGGCGCGCGCCGCCGCGGAGGAGCTCGTCCTCGCCGCCGCGCGCGCCGTCGCCGCGCGCGGCGCCTTCACGCTGGCGCTCGCGGGCGGCACCACGCCGCGGCGGCTCTACGCCCTGCTCGCCGCCGAGCCCTTCCGCGGGCGCGTCCCGTGGGACCGGACCCAGGTCTTCTTCGGCGACGAGCGGCCGGTCCCGCCGGACCACCCGGACAGCAACTACCGGATGGCGCGCGAGGCGCTGCTCGACCACGTCCCGGTCGCGGGCGTCCACCGGATCCGGGGCGAGGACCCCGCGGCGGCGGAGCGCTACGAGGAGGAGCTGCGGCGCTGGTTCGGGATCCCGCCGGGCGGCGCGCCCCCGCGCCTCGACCTCGCGCTGCTCGGGCTCGGCGCGGACGGCCACACCGCCTCGCTCTTCCCCGGCTCGCTCGCCCTCGACGAGCGCGTCCGCTGGGTGGTGTCGCCGTTCGTGGCCCGGCTCGGGAGCCGGCGCACGACGCTCACCCTGCCGGTCCTGGACCGGGCGCGCGCGGTGATCTTCCTCGTGAGCGGCGGCGAGAAGGCGCCGGCGCTCGCCCGTGCGCTCGCGCCCGCGCCGGGCGACGAGCCGCTCCCGGCCGCGCGGGTCCAGCCGGCGGGCGGGGCCCTCTGGATCGCGGACCACGCGGCCGCGGCCGGGCCGGGTGGCCCCTGGCCGGCGTGA
- a CDS encoding sigma-54-dependent transcriptional regulator: protein MARVLVVDDEPKLGRFVCEMLELDGHDAARAGGGREALVLLAQRPFDVVITDLRMPEVDGLAVLRAARALPSPPEVVMMTAHGTAESAVAAMKDGAADYLVKPFAMDELRLRISRLAAQRGAEARSAALLARLTPDLVAESPAMQAVLAAARQVAPTDASVLLTGESGTGKSQLARYIHYLGRRAAGPIVEVHCAALPETLLESELFGHEKGAFTGASQRKAGHLAAAHGGTLFLDEIGEVTPSTQVKLLRFLQERTFVPLGATEPRTVDVRVISATNRDLAEAVRTGAFREDFLYRLDVFGIRVPPLRERREDILPLAARFLRERGLPEDRLSPAARAALEAHAWPGNVRELENALERALILSGGRELLPAHLPGQPARTGAPPAQERAGALLGEGFSLDAFELELLHAALERAGGNKTHAAKLLGVSRRRLYSLLASHEEGEAD from the coding sequence ATGGCGCGGGTGCTGGTGGTGGACGACGAGCCGAAGCTGGGCCGCTTCGTCTGCGAGATGCTGGAGCTCGACGGGCACGACGCCGCGCGCGCCGGGGGCGGCCGCGAGGCGCTGGTGCTGCTCGCGCAGCGCCCCTTCGACGTGGTGATCACCGACCTGCGCATGCCGGAGGTGGACGGGCTGGCCGTGCTGCGCGCCGCCAGGGCGCTGCCCTCCCCGCCCGAGGTGGTGATGATGACCGCCCACGGCACCGCCGAGAGCGCGGTCGCCGCCATGAAGGACGGCGCGGCCGACTACCTCGTGAAGCCGTTCGCCATGGACGAGCTGCGGCTGCGGATCTCGCGGCTGGCCGCCCAGCGCGGCGCCGAGGCACGGAGCGCGGCGCTCCTGGCGCGGCTCACGCCCGACCTCGTGGCGGAGAGCCCCGCCATGCAGGCGGTGCTCGCGGCGGCGCGCCAGGTGGCGCCCACCGACGCCTCGGTGCTGCTCACCGGCGAGAGCGGCACCGGCAAGAGCCAGCTCGCGCGCTACATCCACTACCTGGGCCGGCGCGCCGCCGGGCCGATCGTGGAGGTCCACTGCGCGGCGCTCCCCGAGACGCTGCTGGAGAGCGAGCTCTTCGGGCACGAGAAGGGGGCCTTCACCGGCGCCAGCCAGCGCAAGGCCGGGCACCTCGCCGCGGCGCACGGCGGCACGCTCTTCCTCGACGAGATCGGGGAGGTGACGCCGTCCACCCAGGTGAAGCTCCTCCGGTTCCTGCAGGAGCGCACCTTCGTGCCCCTCGGGGCCACCGAGCCGCGCACGGTGGACGTGCGGGTGATCTCCGCCACCAACCGGGACCTCGCCGAGGCGGTCCGGACGGGCGCCTTCCGCGAGGACTTCCTCTACCGGCTCGACGTCTTCGGCATCCGCGTGCCGCCGCTGCGCGAGCGCCGGGAGGACATCCTGCCGCTCGCCGCGCGCTTCCTCCGGGAGCGCGGCCTCCCCGAGGATCGCCTCTCGCCCGCCGCGCGCGCGGCGCTCGAGGCGCACGCCTGGCCCGGCAACGTGCGCGAGCTCGAGAACGCGCTCGAGCGCGCCCTGATCCTGTCCGGCGGCCGCGAGCTCCTGCCCGCGCACCTGCCCGGCCAGCCGGCGCGGACCGGGGCCCCGCCCGCGCAGGAGCGCGCCGGCGCGCTCCTCGGCGAGGGGTTCTCGCTCGACGCCTTCGAGCTCGAGCTCCTGCACGCCGCGCTGGAGCGCGCCGGGGGCAACAAGACCCACGCGGCGAAGCTCCTCGGCGTCAGCCGGCGGCGGCTCTACTCGCTCCTCGCGAGCCACGAGGAGGGCGAGGCCGACTAG
- the zwf gene encoding glucose-6-phosphate dehydrogenase, whose product MTSPARRLRPGEPCAFVAFGAMGDLTRRKLLPALYNLQANQLLPRELAFIGVARRALDDAGFRAYAEAAARAGAARPAGAPPAADFTTCVHYVQGDFEDPATYARLSDALAHAAKEHGTSGNALFYLATPPGEFSAIVRGLAGAGLTRQDAGWRRVVVEKPFGRDLDSARALNRELTQALDEGQVFRIDHYLGKETVQNLMVFRFANGMFEPIWNRRYVDHVQITVAEELGVEGRGGYYEQAGLVRDIVQNHMLQLLALVAMEPPSTLAPEAVRNEKVKVLEAIRPMEPEQVLRDCVRGQYGAGIVGGARVPGYREEPGVSPESRTETFAALRLQVENWRWAGVPFYLRSGKRLARRDTQISIQFRRPPLLLFEEAGVEQIDPNRLDILIQPEEAICISMKAKRPGPGIVLEQVKLDFSYAQFGPLPPATGYERLLHDVMIGDAELFHRADLVEASWRIVTPVLDVWASLPARDFPNYEAGAWGPAASAELLARDGRRWAGPG is encoded by the coding sequence GTGACCAGCCCCGCGAGGCGGCTCCGGCCCGGCGAGCCCTGCGCCTTCGTGGCCTTCGGGGCGATGGGCGACCTCACGCGGCGCAAGCTCCTCCCGGCGCTCTACAACCTGCAGGCGAACCAGCTCCTCCCGCGCGAGCTGGCGTTCATCGGGGTGGCGAGGCGCGCGCTCGACGACGCCGGGTTCCGCGCCTACGCGGAGGCCGCGGCGCGGGCCGGGGCGGCGCGCCCGGCCGGCGCCCCGCCCGCCGCGGACTTCACGACCTGCGTCCACTACGTGCAGGGCGACTTCGAGGACCCGGCCACCTACGCCCGGCTCTCCGACGCGCTCGCCCACGCCGCCAAGGAGCACGGCACCTCGGGGAACGCGCTCTTCTACCTCGCCACGCCGCCGGGCGAGTTCTCCGCGATCGTGCGCGGGCTGGCGGGCGCCGGCCTGACGCGCCAGGACGCCGGCTGGCGCCGGGTGGTGGTGGAGAAGCCCTTCGGCCGGGACCTCGACTCGGCCCGCGCCCTCAACCGCGAGCTCACCCAGGCCCTCGACGAGGGCCAGGTCTTCCGCATCGACCACTACCTCGGGAAGGAGACGGTCCAGAACCTGATGGTGTTCCGGTTCGCGAACGGGATGTTCGAGCCGATCTGGAACCGGCGCTACGTCGACCACGTGCAGATCACCGTGGCCGAGGAGCTCGGGGTGGAGGGGCGCGGCGGGTACTACGAGCAGGCCGGGCTCGTCCGGGACATCGTCCAGAACCACATGCTGCAGCTCCTCGCGCTCGTCGCCATGGAGCCGCCCTCCACGCTCGCCCCCGAGGCGGTGCGGAACGAGAAGGTGAAGGTGCTCGAGGCGATCCGCCCGATGGAGCCGGAGCAGGTGCTCCGCGACTGCGTGCGCGGCCAGTACGGCGCCGGGATCGTCGGCGGGGCGCGGGTGCCGGGGTACCGCGAGGAGCCCGGCGTCTCTCCGGAGTCGCGGACCGAGACCTTCGCCGCGCTCCGGCTCCAGGTGGAGAACTGGCGCTGGGCCGGCGTCCCCTTCTACCTGCGCTCCGGGAAGCGGCTCGCGCGCCGCGACACCCAGATCTCCATCCAGTTCCGGCGCCCGCCCCTGCTCCTCTTCGAGGAGGCCGGGGTCGAGCAGATCGACCCGAACCGGCTCGACATCCTCATCCAGCCGGAGGAGGCGATCTGCATCTCGATGAAGGCCAAGCGGCCCGGCCCGGGCATCGTGCTCGAGCAGGTGAAGCTCGACTTCAGCTACGCGCAGTTCGGCCCGCTCCCGCCGGCGACCGGCTACGAGCGGCTGCTCCACGACGTGATGATCGGCGACGCCGAGCTCTTCCACCGGGCCGATCTGGTCGAGGCGAGCTGGCGGATCGTCACCCCGGTGCTGGACGTCTGGGCCTCGCTGCCGGCGCGCGACTTCCCCAACTACGAGGCCGGCGCCTGGGGCCCCGCCGCGTCGGCGGAGCTCCTCGCCCGCGACGGGCGACGGTGGGCGGGCCCGGGATGA
- a CDS encoding PocR ligand-binding domain-containing protein: MQLADLLDLGMLQKLAEANFAASGMPIGIIDAADGSVLVGVGWQDICVMYHRAHPETARRCRESDDHIKLHAQDGAPCEYTCHNGLRDIGLPIRVEGQHLATLFLGQFLYEDERPDRAFFVQQARQFGFDEGAYLAALDRVPVFSRAAVANILAYDAALAAFVSDLAEAAVRRRRADADRERLEQELRDASRAKDEFLAMLSHELRNPLAAIQNALYLLEHAEPAGQQALLAKQVAGRQLRHLKRMVDDLLDVTRIAKGKVELRRTRLDLADLARRAGEDHRAQAEQRGLALEVRTPDAPVIVMGDETRLAQAIGNLLQNAAKFTPAGGRVTLEVRTAPGEATVLVRDTGAGIPPELLERVFDPFVQAGQSLARSEGGLGLGLSLVKAMVELHGGSVRVSSPGAGRGTEVAFRLPLADEPSS; this comes from the coding sequence GTGCAGCTGGCGGACCTGCTCGATCTCGGGATGCTCCAGAAGCTCGCCGAAGCGAACTTCGCGGCGAGCGGCATGCCCATCGGCATCATCGACGCCGCCGACGGCTCGGTCCTCGTCGGCGTGGGCTGGCAGGACATCTGCGTGATGTACCACCGGGCGCACCCCGAGACGGCGCGCCGCTGCCGCGAGAGCGACGATCACATCAAGCTCCACGCGCAGGACGGCGCGCCGTGCGAGTACACCTGCCACAACGGGCTGCGGGACATCGGCCTGCCCATTCGCGTGGAGGGCCAGCACCTCGCCACCCTGTTCCTCGGCCAGTTCCTGTACGAGGACGAGCGGCCGGACCGGGCCTTCTTCGTGCAGCAGGCCCGCCAGTTCGGGTTCGACGAGGGCGCCTACCTCGCCGCCCTGGACCGGGTCCCGGTCTTCAGCCGCGCGGCGGTCGCCAACATCCTCGCCTACGACGCGGCGCTCGCCGCGTTCGTCTCCGATCTCGCGGAGGCGGCCGTGCGCCGCCGCCGGGCCGACGCCGACCGCGAGCGGCTGGAGCAGGAGCTCCGGGACGCGAGCCGCGCCAAGGACGAGTTCCTGGCGATGCTCTCGCACGAGCTGCGGAACCCGCTCGCCGCCATCCAGAACGCGCTCTACCTGCTCGAGCACGCGGAGCCCGCCGGCCAGCAGGCGCTGCTCGCGAAGCAGGTGGCCGGGCGGCAGCTGCGCCACCTCAAGCGGATGGTGGACGACCTGCTCGACGTCACGCGCATCGCCAAGGGCAAGGTGGAGCTCCGCCGGACCCGGCTCGACCTCGCCGACCTGGCGCGGCGGGCCGGCGAGGACCACCGGGCCCAGGCCGAGCAGCGGGGGCTCGCGCTCGAGGTCCGGACCCCGGACGCCCCGGTGATCGTGATGGGCGACGAGACCCGGCTGGCGCAGGCCATCGGGAACCTCCTCCAGAACGCGGCCAAGTTCACCCCGGCCGGCGGCCGCGTGACGCTCGAGGTCCGGACCGCGCCGGGGGAGGCGACGGTGCTCGTGCGCGACACCGGCGCGGGGATCCCCCCGGAGCTGCTCGAGCGCGTCTTCGACCCGTTCGTCCAGGCGGGCCAGTCGCTCGCGCGGAGCGAGGGCGGCCTCGGGCTCGGGCTCTCGCTCGTGAAGGCGATGGTCGAGCTGCACGGCGGCAGCGTCCGCGTGTCGAGCCCCGGCGCGGGGCGGGGCACCGAGGTCGCGTTCCGGCTGCCGCTCGCCGACGAGCCGTCCAGCTAG
- a CDS encoding aldo/keto reductase, with amino-acid sequence MQKRKLGSGGLEVSALGLGCMGMSFSYGPPPDRQEMIRLLRSAVERGVTFFDTAEVYGPFTNEELVGEALAPVRRQVVIATKFGFELDRNGGPRWVGLNSRPEHIRQVAEASLQRLRIEAIDLFYQHRVDPEVPIEDVAGAVKELIWEGKVKHFGLSEAGVQTIRRAHAVQPVAAVQSEYSLWWRRPEAEVLPALEELGIGFVPYSPLGKGYLTGKIDETTTFASTDFRNSLPRFTPEARKANQGLLGLLGQLAARKKATPAQIALAWLLAQRPWIVPIPGTTKPGRLDENLGAAAVELTPDDLRDIDRAAAEIPLQGARYPEHLEQLTGR; translated from the coding sequence ATGCAGAAGCGGAAACTCGGAAGCGGCGGCCTGGAGGTCTCGGCCCTCGGGCTCGGCTGCATGGGGATGAGCTTCTCCTACGGCCCGCCGCCGGACCGGCAGGAGATGATCCGGCTGCTCCGGTCGGCGGTCGAGCGGGGCGTCACCTTCTTCGACACCGCGGAGGTCTACGGCCCGTTCACGAACGAGGAGCTGGTGGGCGAGGCCCTCGCTCCCGTCCGCCGGCAGGTGGTGATCGCCACCAAGTTCGGCTTCGAGCTCGACCGGAACGGCGGACCGCGCTGGGTCGGCCTGAACAGCCGCCCCGAGCACATCCGCCAGGTCGCCGAGGCCTCGCTGCAGCGGCTCCGGATCGAGGCGATCGACCTCTTCTACCAGCACCGCGTCGATCCCGAGGTGCCGATCGAGGACGTGGCGGGAGCGGTGAAGGAGCTGATCTGGGAGGGCAAGGTGAAGCACTTCGGCCTGTCCGAGGCGGGGGTCCAGACCATCCGCCGCGCGCACGCCGTCCAGCCCGTCGCCGCCGTCCAGAGCGAGTACTCGCTCTGGTGGAGGCGCCCCGAGGCGGAGGTGCTGCCGGCGCTCGAGGAGCTCGGGATCGGGTTCGTGCCCTACAGCCCGCTCGGCAAGGGCTACCTCACCGGCAAGATCGACGAGACCACCACGTTCGCGAGCACCGACTTCCGGAACTCGCTCCCGCGCTTCACGCCGGAGGCGCGCAAGGCGAACCAGGGCCTGCTCGGGCTGCTCGGCCAGCTCGCGGCGCGGAAGAAGGCGACCCCGGCCCAGATCGCCCTCGCGTGGCTCCTGGCCCAGCGGCCGTGGATCGTGCCGATCCCCGGCACCACGAAGCCGGGCCGGCTCGACGAGAACCTCGGCGCGGCCGCGGTCGAGCTCACGCCCGACGACCTCCGCGACATCGACCGCGCCGCGGCGGAGATCCCGCTGCAAGGGGCCCGGTACCCGGAGCACCTGGAGCAGCTCACCGGCCGCTGA
- a CDS encoding LysR family transcriptional regulator, translated as MAFTPLNALNSFLAVARQRSFAAAARHLGVSTSALSQSVRQLEARLGVTLLTRTSRTVALTDAGQRLLENAGAAVDQALESLKTVSARPGEVTGRVRLSVPSMAVPLVMARILPRFLERHPRVEVEVQSENRFVNIVAEGYDAGMRLSEAIERDMVQLRLMGPGRFVVTAAPAYLARRGEPERPLDLLQHDCICIRSTPAGARYAWELERGKRSWRVPVRGPVTTNDSELMRLLAVSGVGLLYAFEPVIADDLRSGRLRVVLEPYAAAVPGFFLYFPSRAQVSPALRAFVDVAREVAAEARPRAG; from the coding sequence GTGGCCTTCACCCCGCTCAACGCCCTGAACTCGTTCCTGGCGGTCGCCCGCCAGCGCAGCTTCGCGGCCGCGGCGCGCCACCTCGGCGTGTCCACCTCGGCGCTGAGCCAGTCGGTCCGGCAGCTCGAGGCGCGCCTCGGGGTGACCCTGCTCACCCGGACCTCGCGCACGGTCGCCCTCACGGACGCGGGGCAGCGCCTGCTCGAGAACGCCGGCGCGGCGGTGGATCAGGCGCTGGAGTCGCTCAAGACGGTCTCGGCCAGGCCCGGCGAGGTCACGGGCCGCGTCCGGCTGTCGGTCCCGTCGATGGCGGTGCCGCTCGTGATGGCGCGGATCCTGCCGCGATTCCTCGAGCGCCACCCGAGGGTGGAGGTGGAGGTCCAGTCCGAGAACCGGTTCGTGAACATCGTCGCCGAGGGTTACGACGCCGGGATGCGGCTCTCGGAGGCGATCGAGCGCGACATGGTCCAGCTGCGGCTCATGGGCCCCGGCCGGTTCGTCGTCACCGCGGCGCCGGCGTACCTCGCGCGCCGCGGCGAGCCCGAGCGGCCCCTGGACCTCCTGCAGCACGACTGCATCTGCATCCGCTCCACCCCGGCTGGCGCGCGCTACGCGTGGGAGCTCGAGCGCGGCAAGCGCTCGTGGCGCGTGCCGGTCCGCGGCCCGGTCACGACCAACGACTCCGAGCTCATGCGGCTGCTGGCGGTGTCCGGGGTGGGGCTCCTCTACGCCTTCGAGCCGGTCATCGCCGACGACCTGCGCAGCGGGCGGCTGCGCGTGGTGCTCGAGCCGTACGCGGCGGCCGTCCCGGGCTTCTTCCTCTACTTCCCGAGCCGCGCCCAGGTCTCGCCCGCCCTGCGGGCCTTCGTGGACGTCGCGCGCGAGGTGGCGGCGGAGGCCCGGCCGCGCGCGGGCTGA